One region of Bacillus pumilus genomic DNA includes:
- a CDS encoding ComZ family protein has product MQHEKSMEFLQIAMKYFPQAKEELDKAGIQLEPEALQPLLSLFTSVMQEAYELGKADAESEKATE; this is encoded by the coding sequence ATGCAGCACGAAAAATCGATGGAGTTTTTACAAATTGCCATGAAGTATTTTCCGCAGGCAAAAGAAGAATTAGATAAAGCAGGTATTCAGCTTGAGCCCGAAGCTCTTCAGCCGCTTTTATCATTGTTTACATCTGTTATGCAAGAGGCATATGAGCTTGGAAAAGCAGATGCAGAATCAGAAAAAGCCACAGAATAG